In one Nicotiana sylvestris chromosome 8, ASM39365v2, whole genome shotgun sequence genomic region, the following are encoded:
- the LOC138875659 gene encoding uncharacterized mitochondrial protein AtMg00860-like gives MFSKCEFWLDSVAFLGHVESGEGIKVDPKNIEAIQSWPRPISATEIRSFLGLIGYYLRFVEGFSSIAPPLNILTKKGALFHWSDDCEVSFQKLKIALTTTPILVLPSSSGDVYCV, from the coding sequence atgttctccaagtgtgagttttggctagattcggttgcattcttggggcatgtcgAATCAggtgagggtattaaggtggatcccaagaataTTGAGGCAATTCAGAGTTGGCCTCGTCCCATTTCGGCAACTGAGATCAGAAGTTTCTTGGGGTTAATAGGTTATTATCTACGGTTTGTTGAGGGCTTCTCCTCCATTGCACCTCCTTTGAATATATTGACCAAGAAAGGTGCTCTGTTCCATTGGTCTGAtgattgtgaggtgagctttcagaagctcaagatagctttgactacaacaccaatTCTAGTATTGCCTTCCAGTTCAGGGGATGTATACTGTGTATAG
- the LOC138875660 gene encoding uncharacterized protein produces the protein MAEDCELCDIICYGPYVPIKVLEELPFSMAKTSKEYTEVDKIVVEKNFRAKKILVCRIGPKEYNRISTCDTTKEIWDLLQTGHEGTTQVKHSKIDMLTTEYELFKMTNDESIQDMHTRFTSVINELHSLDEIIPRNMLVRKILNFLPSSWESKVNVITESKDL, from the coding sequence atggctgaggattgtGAGTTATGTGATATCATATGCTATGGTCCTTATGTTCCAATCAAAGTACTAGAGGAACTTCCATTTTCAATGGCAAAAACCAGCAAAGAGTACACTGAAGTAGACAAGATAGTtgtggagaagaattttcgtgccaagaaaattctaGTATGTAGAATAGGACCTAAAGAGTACAATAGAATCTCCACTTGTGACACTACCAAAGAGATATGGGACCTTTTGCAAACAGGTCATGagggaactacacaagtaaaacattctaagattgacatgctcactaccgagtatgaactcttcaaAATGACGAACGATGAATCCATTCAAGATATGCATACGAGATTCACTTCCGttataaatgagttacactcccTTGATGAAATCATTCCCAGAAACATGCTAGTACGGAAAATCCTCAACTTTCTGCCTAGCTCCTGGGAAAGCAAAGTGAATGTCattactgaatcaaaggacttATAG